CCCAGTCCGAGTACCACATAAATAAGGTGGCGAATCATGTAATACAGCGGGCTGCCCGACTGCGCCGCCGCCACTTCGGTGGACGCCGAGGCAATCATGATCAGGCCAAGACCGAGCAGTGCCAGGCAACCGGCGAGCATCGGGAAATCGAGGTCGATGCCGCGCCCGGTGATGATCGGCGACGGGTACGGCTTGATGATATTGAACAGACTCATGCCAGTTCCTCCACAGCGCGGACGAACTGGTGACCACGGTCTTCATAATTCTTGAACATGTCGAAACTGGCGCAGGCCGGCGACAGCAGCACGACGTCACCCGGTTGGGCGGCAGAGCGGCATTGCGCAACGGCGTCAACCAGTGAGGTCGCGCGAATCAATGGCACGGCATCACCGATGGCATCGCCGATCTTGTCGGAGTCACGGCCCATCAGGATCACGGCGCGACAGTTGGCCGCCACCGGATCACGCAGATCGTTGAATTCGGCACCCTTGCCATCGCCACCGGCAATCAGGATGACCTTGCCGTCGATGTCCGCACCCAGGCCTTCGATGGCGGCCAGAGCGGCACCAACGTTGGTGGCTTTGGAATCGTTGTAATACGCCACACCGTCGAGATCACGTACCCACTGGCAGCGATGTTCGAGACCGGCGAAAGTGCGCAGGGCCGAGAGCATGGCGTCGAACGGCAGGCCCACGGCATGCCCAAGCGCCAATGCCGCGAGGGCGTTGGACTGGTTGTGTGCGCCACGAATCTTCAGTTCACGCACGGGCATCAGGTTCTGGAATTCGAAGGCCAGGTATTTCTCGCCGTCTTCTTCGCGGATACCGAAGGCTTTGAAATCCGGTTTGGTCAGACCGAAGGTCCAGCACGGCTGGCCCTCGCCCATCAACGGACGGGTCAGCGCATCCTGACGGTTGACCACGAACTGCTTCGCGCCACGGAAAATCCGATGCTTGGCCAGGTGGTACGCCGGCAGACCGCTGTAGCGATCCATGTGGTCTTCGCTGATGTTCAGCACGGTGGCCACTTCAGCGTTGAGCTGGTCGGTGGTTTCCAGTTGGAAACTCGACAGTTCCATCACGTACAGCTCGACGTCGTCGCTGAGTAGATCCAGCGCCGGGGTGCCGAGGTTACCGCCGACGGCGACGCGTTTGCCGGCCGCAGCCGCCATCTCGCCAACCAGGGTGGTGACGGTGCTCTTCGCGTTGGAACCGCTGATGGCCACGATCGGCGCCCGCGCGTTACGCGCGAACAGCTCGATGTCGCCGGACAGTTTCACGCCACGGGCCGCGGCGGCTTGCAGGGCCGGGGTCGCCAGCGCCAGGCCGGGGCTCACGTAGAGCTCGTCGGCACGGCAGAGGAATTCGACGTCCAGCTCGCCACAACGCACTTCCACGTGCGGATAGTCACGCTTGAGCGTGGCCAGTTCCGGTGGATTTTCCCGCGTGTCCGCCACGGCAAACGACGTGCCCCGGTTCGCCAGGAAGCGAACCAGGGACATGCCGCTCTTGCCGAGGCCGACAACGATGCGGAAGTGGTCAGAAGCGATCAGAGACACTCGTTCTACCTCAGCTTCAGGGTGGCAAGGCCGACCAACACGAGAATCACGGTGATGATCCAGAAACGGACGATCACGCGCGGCTCGGGCCAGCCCTTGAGTTCAAAGTGGTGGTGTATCGGTGCCATGCGGAACACACGGCGACCGGTCAGCTTAAAGGACGCAACCTGAATGACGACTGACAGGGTTTCCATCACGAACACGCCGCCCATGATGAACAGGACGATTTCCTGACGGACGATCACCGCGATGGTGCCCAGTGCCGCGCCGAGTGCCAGTGCACCGACGTCACCCATGAACACTTGCGCCGGATAGGTGTTGAACCAGAGGAAGCCGAGGCCGGCACCGATCAGCGCGCCGCAGAACACGATCAGTTCGCCCGCGCCCGGCACGTAAGGGATCAACAGGTATTCAGCGAATTTCACGTTACCCGACAGGTAGCAGAAGATGCCGAGGCCACCGCCGACCATCACGGTCGGCATGATTGCCAGGCCATCAAGGCCGTCAGTCAGGTTGACCGCGTTGCTCGAGCCGACGATCACAAAGTAAGTCAGCACGATGAAGCCCAAGCCCAGCGGAATGCTGTAGTCCTTGAGCATCGGCAGAATCAGCGTGGTTTCCACCGGCGTGGAAGCGGTCATATAAAGGAAGATCGCCGCGCCGAGGCCGAACACCGACTGCCAGAAATACTTCCAGCGGCTCGGCAAGCCACGGGAGTTCTTCTCGATGACTTTGCGGTAATCGTCGACCCAGCCGATGGCGCCGAACAGCAAGGTCACCAGCAAAACAGTCCAGACGTAGCGGTTGCTCAGGTCAGCCCAAAGCAAGGTGCTGACGCCGATCGACGACAGAATCAGTGCGCCGCCCATGGTCGGTGTACCCGACTTGGACAGGTGCGATTGCGGACCGTCGTTACGAACGGACTGGCCGATCTGACGGTTCTGCAAAGTGCGGATCATCCACGGGCCATAGCACAGCGACAAAACCAGCGCGGTCAGCACACCGAGAATCCCGCGCAGGGTCAGGTACTGAAAGACCGCGAAGCCTTTGTAGAACTGTTGCAGATACTCCGCTAGCAGCAGCAGCATTAATGTTTCTCCAGACTGGACCCGCACAGAGCCGCAACGATGTTTTCCATCGCTGCACTGCGCGAACCCTTGATCAAAATGGTGGTGTTTGTGTCCTGCTCGGCGTCGAGGGCCTGAATCAGTTCGGCTTGCGTGCCGAAGTGATACGCCTGTTCACCGAAAGCGTTTACGGCGTGAACCATGTTTGGCCCAACGGCATAAAGCGCGGAAACCTTGCCCCGGGCGTACTCGCCCACGTCGCGGTGCCCCTGCTCCGCCCAATCGCCCAACTCGCCGATATCTCCGAGCACCAGGACGGTGCGGCCGGAAAAGCCGGCGAGTATATCAACGGCCGCGCACATCGAGGTGGGGTTTGCGTTGTAAGTGTCATCGATCACGCGCATACCGTTCTTCGCCAGTTGCGCGACGGTGCGACCCTTGACCGATTGCACGGCGCCAAGCCCGGTGGCGATGCCGAACAGCGACACACCCAGGGCGTGAGCGGCAGCGGCGGCGGCCATGGAATTGGCGACGTTGTGGGTGCCGAGCAGGTTCAGTTGAACGCGCTCGACACCTTCAGGTGTGTGCAGATTGAAGGCCGGGCAACCGCGTGCATCGGTGCTCAGGTCGCTGGCGTAGAAGTCAGCCTGAACGTTGTTCAGGGCGAAAGTCAGCACCTTGCGAGCGCCCGCACGGGTCTTCCAGATACCTAAGGCTTTGTCATCGAGGTTGAGCACGGCGACACCATCAGCCGCCAGCCCGTCGATGATTTCGCCTTTGGCTTCGACGATTTTTTCCGGGCCGCCAAACTCACCGACGTGCGCGGTGCCGGCATTGTTGAGGATCGCCACGTGAGGCTTGGTCAGGCCAACGGTGTAAGCGATTTCGCCGAGACGCGAGGCGCCCAGTTCGATCACCGCCGAGGTGTGCTCCGGGGCCAGTTCGAGCAGGGTCAGCGGCGCGCCGAGGTCGTTGTTCAGATTGCCACGGGTCGCCAGTACCGGACCGCGGGTGCGCAGGATGCTCGCGAGCATCTCCTTGACCGTGGTCTTGCCGCTGGAACCGGTGATCGCGGCGACTGGTTGAGTGAAGGCAGCACGGTTCAGCGCACCCAATTGGCCGAGGGCCTGACGGGTGTCTTTGACCAGCAGTTGCGGCAAGGTGCTGTCGGCGACTTCGCGCTCGACCAGCGCAGCCACGGCGCCTTTTGCAGCGACGTCATTCAAATAGTCATGACCGTCGAAACGCGGACCGGTCAACGCAATAAACAGTTGGCCGGGCTGAATCGCGCGGCTGTCGATGCTGACGCCGTCGAAGCTGGCATCGGCGGCGATCAAACGTGCGTCGAGCGCGTTGGTCAGTTCGCTGAGTTTGAGGGCCTTAAGCATGGGCCACCTCCCACGCGGTCAGGGCGTGATCAGCCTCGACCAGATCGGAGAAGGCATGGCGCTCGCCGTTGATTTCCTGGTAGTCCTCATGACCTTTACCGGCCAGGACAATCACGTCATCAGCCGAGGCGCCGGCAATCAGTTGTGCAATCGCCTGACCACGGCCGGCGACGAAGGTGACTTTATCCACAGCCGTGAAACCGGCGCGGATGTCGTCGAAAATCACTGCAGGGTCTTCAGTACGCGGGTTGTCGTCGGTAACCAGCACTTGATCAGCCAGACGCTCGACCACTTCGGCCATCAACGGACGTTTGCCGCGATCACGATCACCGCCGCAGCCAAACAGGCACAGCAGTTGACCTTTGACGTGCGGGCGCAATGCGCTCAGGACTTTTTCCAGCGCATCCGGGGTGTGGGCGTAATCGACCACCACCAAAGGCTGATTGCCACCGCCAAGACGCTGCATGCGCCCGGCCGGGCCTTCGAGTTTCGGCAGTACTTTGAGAATTTCGTCGAGCGCGTAATCCAGACCGAGCAAGGCACCGACGGCTGCCAGTACGTTGCTCAGATTGAAGCGGCCGAGCAGCGTGCTGCGCAGATGATGCTCGCCCTGCGGCGTCACCAATGTGGCGCGCACACCGTGGTCGTCGAACTGCGCTTCACGGCAGAACAGGTAAGCGCTGCTGTCGAGCAGGCTGTAGGTGATCAAGCGCGATTCGCGTTTTTCAGCGGCCAGTTGCCGGCCAAAATCGTCGTCGAGGTTGACCACACGGCACTTCAGATCATTCCAGGCGAACAGCTTGGCCTTGGCCTCTGCGTACGCCTGCATGGTGCCGTGATAGTCAAGGTGGTCGCGGGACAGGTTGGTCATCACTGCGACGTCGAACGCCAGCGCAGTGACGCGGCCCTGATCCAGACCGTGGGACGATACTTCCATGGCCACGGCTTTGGCGCCGGCCTTTTTCAGGTCGCCCAAGGTCGCTTGCACAGCGATCGGATTCGGCGTGGTGTGCAGACCGCTTTGCAGTGCGCCATAGAAGCCGGAACCCAAGGTGCCGACGATGCCGCAATGCTGACCGAGTAGGTCCAGCGCCTGCGCAACCAATTGGGTCACGCTGGTCTTGCCGTTGGTGCCGGTCACACCGATCAGGTTCAGATGATGGCTTGGCTCACCGTAAAAACGCCCGGCGATGTCCGACAGCTGCGCTGCCAGGCCTTTGACCGGAATCAGCGGCACGTCAGTGATCGGCAGCACGGTGGCGCCTTCCACTTCATAAGCAACCGCAGCTGCGCCACGTTGCAGGGCATCGGCAATGTGTGCACGGCCATCGAATTTGCCGCCAGGCACGGCGAGGAACAAATCGCCCGCGCGCACGTTGCGGCTGTCCAGCGCCAATTCACGGATCAACAGATCGTGGCCGGCGTGGGGGAATATCTTGTTCAGACTTAATGACATCAGCCGCGCCCTCCATTGGCTTTCAGCGGAATGACCGGGGTAGCGTTGGCTTGTTGCGTCGTCGGCAAGTTGTCCGGCGTCACGTTCATCAGACGCAGGGTGCCGGACATCACACGGCTGAACACCGGCGCGGAAACCAGACCACCGAAGTAACCGGCCTTGCTTGGTTCATCGATCACCACAACGATCGCGTAACGCGGATCGCTCATCGGGCCGAAACCGGCGAACAACGAGCGGTAAGAATTTTCCGCGTAGCCCTTGGTGCCCACCGAAGTCTTGCGCGCAGTACCCGACTTGCCCGCCACGTGATACGCCGGCACCTGCGCACGGAACACGCCGCGTGGCGCTTCGATCACCTGGGTAAGCATGCCTTGCAAGGTTTTCGCGACGGCTTCCGGCAGCACTTGCGTGGTCTGCGGTGGCTTGTCGGTTTTGATCAGGGTCAGCGGCGCGAGACGACCGTTGTTGGCCAGCGCCGAGAACGCGTGGACGAGTTGAATCGCGGTTACGGAAATACCGTAGCCGTAAGAAAGCGTTGCGGTTTCAGCCTTGCGCCAATCGCGGTAGTTCGGCAGGT
This region of Pseudomonas sp. R84 genomic DNA includes:
- the murD gene encoding UDP-N-acetylmuramoyl-L-alanine--D-glutamate ligase, translating into MSLIASDHFRIVVGLGKSGMSLVRFLANRGTSFAVADTRENPPELATLKRDYPHVEVRCGELDVEFLCRADELYVSPGLALATPALQAAAARGVKLSGDIELFARNARAPIVAISGSNAKSTVTTLVGEMAAAAGKRVAVGGNLGTPALDLLSDDVELYVMELSSFQLETTDQLNAEVATVLNISEDHMDRYSGLPAYHLAKHRIFRGAKQFVVNRQDALTRPLMGEGQPCWTFGLTKPDFKAFGIREEDGEKYLAFEFQNLMPVRELKIRGAHNQSNALAALALGHAVGLPFDAMLSALRTFAGLEHRCQWVRDLDGVAYYNDSKATNVGAALAAIEGLGADIDGKVILIAGGDGKGAEFNDLRDPVAANCRAVILMGRDSDKIGDAIGDAVPLIRATSLVDAVAQCRSAAQPGDVVLLSPACASFDMFKNYEDRGHQFVRAVEELA
- the mraY gene encoding phospho-N-acetylmuramoyl-pentapeptide-transferase; the encoded protein is MLLLLAEYLQQFYKGFAVFQYLTLRGILGVLTALVLSLCYGPWMIRTLQNRQIGQSVRNDGPQSHLSKSGTPTMGGALILSSIGVSTLLWADLSNRYVWTVLLVTLLFGAIGWVDDYRKVIEKNSRGLPSRWKYFWQSVFGLGAAIFLYMTASTPVETTLILPMLKDYSIPLGLGFIVLTYFVIVGSSNAVNLTDGLDGLAIMPTVMVGGGLGIFCYLSGNVKFAEYLLIPYVPGAGELIVFCGALIGAGLGFLWFNTYPAQVFMGDVGALALGAALGTIAVIVRQEIVLFIMGGVFVMETLSVVIQVASFKLTGRRVFRMAPIHHHFELKGWPEPRVIVRFWIITVILVLVGLATLKLR
- the murF gene encoding UDP-N-acetylmuramoyl-tripeptide--D-alanyl-D-alanine ligase, translated to MLKALKLSELTNALDARLIAADASFDGVSIDSRAIQPGQLFIALTGPRFDGHDYLNDVAAKGAVAALVEREVADSTLPQLLVKDTRQALGQLGALNRAAFTQPVAAITGSSGKTTVKEMLASILRTRGPVLATRGNLNNDLGAPLTLLELAPEHTSAVIELGASRLGEIAYTVGLTKPHVAILNNAGTAHVGEFGGPEKIVEAKGEIIDGLAADGVAVLNLDDKALGIWKTRAGARKVLTFALNNVQADFYASDLSTDARGCPAFNLHTPEGVERVQLNLLGTHNVANSMAAAAAAHALGVSLFGIATGLGAVQSVKGRTVAQLAKNGMRVIDDTYNANPTSMCAAVDILAGFSGRTVLVLGDIGELGDWAEQGHRDVGEYARGKVSALYAVGPNMVHAVNAFGEQAYHFGTQAELIQALDAEQDTNTTILIKGSRSAAMENIVAALCGSSLEKH
- a CDS encoding UDP-N-acetylmuramoyl-L-alanyl-D-glutamate--2,6-diaminopimelate ligase, which codes for MSLSLNKIFPHAGHDLLIRELALDSRNVRAGDLFLAVPGGKFDGRAHIADALQRGAAAVAYEVEGATVLPITDVPLIPVKGLAAQLSDIAGRFYGEPSHHLNLIGVTGTNGKTSVTQLVAQALDLLGQHCGIVGTLGSGFYGALQSGLHTTPNPIAVQATLGDLKKAGAKAVAMEVSSHGLDQGRVTALAFDVAVMTNLSRDHLDYHGTMQAYAEAKAKLFAWNDLKCRVVNLDDDFGRQLAAEKRESRLITYSLLDSSAYLFCREAQFDDHGVRATLVTPQGEHHLRSTLLGRFNLSNVLAAVGALLGLDYALDEILKVLPKLEGPAGRMQRLGGGNQPLVVVDYAHTPDALEKVLSALRPHVKGQLLCLFGCGGDRDRGKRPLMAEVVERLADQVLVTDDNPRTEDPAVIFDDIRAGFTAVDKVTFVAGRGQAIAQLIAGASADDVIVLAGKGHEDYQEINGERHAFSDLVEADHALTAWEVAHA